ACGTTGTTCAGCGTCGCCTCGGCGCGGTCGATGGCGTCGTCTGTCGCGGCGTCGAACCCCTCTGTACTCCGACCGATCAGTGTGATCTTCTTGAAGACCATGTGCGCCGGTAGTACGTCACACGATGACAAAAAAGCACCCGTCGAGCCGGTCGTCGTCGGCCGGTCCTCGCTCACGCACTCCTGACGTGGCTCCCACCTCGCCTCACACGCGTCTCCAGCCAGCTCCCACCGCGGCACACCTGTCCGTGCGCCTCCCACCGCACCACACCTGTCCGTGCGCCTCCCACCGCACCACACCTGTCCGTGCGCCTCCCACCGCACCACACCTGTCCGTGCGCCTCCCACCGCACCACACCTGTCCGTGCGCCTCCCACCGTGCCGTACCCCCATCGATGCGTCTCCCACCGTGCCGTACCCCCATCGATGCGGCTCCCAGCCCGCTATACGCCCGTCGATGCGTCTCCCGACGCGTCGAACGTCCCACACCGTTCCCCAGACGCCTCTCCACTGTCGCACGTGGTGGTTACCCGGCGCGTCGGGCCTCCAGTCGCTCGACCACTGCACCGACCACGTCCGTCAGGTGTGCGGTGCCCCACGTCGCCACCACCACTCCACCGACCGCGTCGAAACAGAGGTCCAGCATGGTGTCTTCCAACCCGTACTGCGTCAACACGGGCGACCCACCGGTCAGCGTACTCAGTTCGGTCACCCCGAACTCGATCACCTCCCAGACGACGCCGAAGGCCAACACGAACAGTATCACGAAGACGAAGGTGAACTGCGGCGGAAGCTGAATCTCGGTCGTGTGAATGTCCAGCGCCCGAACCACGGTGTAGCCGACACCGGCGACGACACTGGCCGATAGGGCGTGGGTCATGTGGTCCCACCAGCCGACCGACTGGTAGAAACTCTGGAGGCCGGTCCCCGGAATGCCGACCGTCCCGAGAGCGTGGAGGAAGACGGCCGACGTGAGCCACAGCGTCAGTCCGGCGTCCATCGGGATCTCCAGGTCACGCTCCAGCACACCGGGGAGGAACGTCACCCCGAGAGCGATGCCGGCGTTCACCAGCACGCCCACGTCTCGACGCCAGACCCCCACTGCGAGGACACCGACGAGCAGAATCTGCAAGACGCGACTCACCTGTCGCTGGCGACGCGCAGACACGTTCAGCCGATCCCGGAGTCTCACGTCCGAGGCACCTCCTCGCGGTCGTCGCCGCCGTTCTCACCGTCATCAGCATCGTCGACGTTGTAGCCGTCGTCCGTATCGTCGGGGTCGCCTCTGCTCACGGCGACCGCCCCTCCGTCGGTCTCCTCGGCCGTACGAACCGCGACCGTCTGCAGTCTGGCTGTGGCGTCGGCGTACCGGCGGAAGTACACCTCGAAGACGACGCCGGCCACCAGTCCAGCGACCGTCGCGGCCACGAAGTCGAGCATCAGCGCGCGTTCGACGACCGACTCCGGGTCGCCGGTCAGAACGAACGCGGTCCCGAGATAGACGTCCGAGAGCCACTGGACGACCGCCCAGACGCCGGCAGCCGCCATCGTCGTCACGACGACGAACAGCACTGCAAAGGAGTAATTCATCCGGACCGGCGTGAACACGTCCAACTCGACGGCGACGATCAGGGCGACCGCCGCCACCGCGAGATAGGTCACGATGCGGCCGGTGAGAACGACGCCGAACAGCGTCTCGCCCACGATCAGTGCTCGCCCGAGTACCGGCAACGACGCCAGTGCGAGCACCTCCCACGGAAGCATCGCCCACGGACTGCGATAGACGACCGCCGGGACGACCGCCAACACCGCGAGTGTCGTCACGAACCCTGCCCAGAGCAGTTCGCCGACCGCCGCTTGCGCGCCGGCCATCCCGCCGAGAAACGCGATCAGCAGCCAGCAGAGCCCGGCGTTGAGTCGCTGACTCCGCAAAACTGGACGGAGTCCGGTCGTATCCATACCCAGCCAGACGCGACGACGGCACAAACCGTTTCGGGCGAACGAGTCGACACATCGTCACACGACCCCCCACGTCGTCCCCCGGTCAGAGTGCGAGATACGCGAGTCCGTCCCGGTCAGAGTGCGAGATACGCGAGTCCGTAGGCGACCCACGCGAGCGTCACCGCCGAGAGACCGGTGACCGCCGCACCGAGTGCGTCTCGGCCGACGCTCTCCTCGCCCAGACCGCCGTCCGACCGCACAGCGAGGTTCTGCGTCGGACTCGGCACGGTGTCGAGTCGGTCGCGTCGGAGTCGGTCGAGTCGGAGTCGGTCGCGTCGGAGTCGGTCCAACAAGCGATGCCGGCGCGACAGCACGGGCGCGACACCCACCACGCCGACCGCGAGGACGCTGAAGACGAAGTGGTAGGAAACGGCGAGTGTCGGCGGCGGCAGGAGGACGACCACGACCGCGTAGCCGGTCCCGAGACCGGCCCACGGACTCGCCACGTCACGAACCGAGACACTACGGAGTCGTGCCCAGACGACCAGCGCGAGCCAGACGGTCGCCAGTTCGAGGCCGAACGCCGACAGCAGGTGGAGCGTCGGGTCGGGATGGAGCGTGACACGCGCCGTGACCAGCGTCACGTCGAAGGGGTAGACCATCGCCGGGGGCTGGCCGGTGAACAGGTCGCCGAACGGGTGCGACAGCAGGCCAGCGGCGGCGGCGAGTCCGACTGCCGTGGCCGAGTGGTCGGTTCTGCGAGCGACCTGTTCTGTGACCAACACGATCAGACCACAGAACAACACGGTGATCGCGGCACCGAGTGGCCCGCTCTCGACACCGGCGACGAGGACGACGCCGCCTGCGATCAGAAGCGCGCCAGCACCGAGCAGACGCCCGCCAGCCAGCGACGACTCGACACGACGCCGACCGGCGAGCCACAGTGCGGCAAGGAGTGCGCTTGGAACTGCGAGGACGAGCGAGTGTGTGACGGCGCGGTGGACGACGTTGCCGGTCGCCCAGAACGCCTGTGCGAGTGTCAGCGCGTCCGCAAGGCCGACACCGGCGACGCCGAGCAACGCGTAGGCCATGTCTACGTCGGGAACGGCGGCGAAGACGGCGGCCACGACACCGATCGACAGCGACCGCTCCCGAGACCACCCCAGAGTGCGGGCGACCGTGGCGGCGAGGACGAAGCCGAGCAGTGCGTGGCCGACGAACACGACGAGCGATACGCGGTCGTCGGAGATAAGCCCGGTGGCGCAGAGCGCGGGGGACGGCAACGTCTCTGCTCCGGGCACCGATACGGTTCGAGCCAAGTCGACGTGGAGTGCGTCGGCGCGGTGTCGATCGACGTCACCACTCCTCGTGAGTCCACGAAGAATGCGACGGAGAGTCGGCGAGCGATCCAGTCTGTGTGCGTATCAGGCGACTGCTCCCTGCTCGCCCCGGACCACGTCGTAGTCCTCGGAGCCGTCGACGCCGATGATGGCCCACTCGTAGCTCGGATCGGCCCGCCGGAGCTGTTCTCGGAGGTCCCCTGTATAGTCTTTCCACGTGACGAAACAGCGAAGGAGCGGTCCCTCCGTCGTTCCGCCGTCTGCGAGTACTCGCGTCGGTGCGGACGCGTCGTCGGCGTCCATCGCGGTCACCTGAACGGTGCGCCACTTGCGCTCGGCGCGGAGTTCCGTCCCGTTGCCGGAGACGGTGTAGCCGAGCCGATTGAAGACCTGTTTGGCCTCCTCGACCGGTGGCATGGTAACAGGGGCCATGTACCCGATAGACGTTCACCAGGGGACATAAATCTTGTTACGGATTAACACAGCAACTGGTGTCACTCGACGTTCGTCCCTCTCACTCGTGGGCCGCGTCCCACTCGTCGGGTTTCCGGATGTTGCCGCAGGTGTTGCACTCGATGCGTCCCATGGTGTCCATCGCGTTGTCGAACGTCTCGCAGTTCGAACAGAGGTAGCCCCAGCGCGTCTCGGCGTCGCTGTCCGTGTAGACGACGAGAAACGGGCCTTTCGAGCCACGCTCTCGGGCCGATCTGTCGACGTAGACCGTCGCGCCGGCGTCGGTCGTGAGCGTCTCCAAGTTCATGTGTGATCAGTCGGCGGCCGAGGGTTTAGCTCTTGACTCTCCTCCGTCGATTCGACGGGCCGTCACGACTTCCAGACACCCGCCGCAGTCGCACGCGCCCGGACCGTCTCCGCCTGAGCGATCAGCGGGGCGTCGATCATCTCCCCGTCGACCTGGAAGACGCCTCTCCCCGCCTGTTCGGCCTCCTCACGGGCCGACAGGACGCGGCGCGCCCACTCGACACGCTCCGGGGCGGGGGTGAAGGCGTCGTTGATCACCGGCACCTGTGCGGGGTGGATCGCCAGTTTCCCGTCGTACCCCAGTTCCAGTCCGAAGGCGGTGTCTTCGGCGAGGCCCTCGGTGTCGTCGAAGTCTGTGTAGAGCGTGTCGATGGCGTCGATACCGGCGGCACTCGCGGCCAGGACGACGTGCTCGCGCGCGTAGAGGACTTCCGTCCCCTCGGTCGTCCGTGTCGCCCCCAGGTCGGCGGCGAGGTCCTCAGCACCGAAGACGAGGGCGTCGGTCGCGTCGGCGTCGGCAATCTCCTCGGCGTGGAGCACGCCCGCCGCGCTCTCGATCAGCGCGACGATCGGAACTGAGCGGCCCGCTTCCGCGAGAGAGTCGGCCACGCTCGCGACGTCCTCGGCCGCTGCGACTTTCGGTACGACGACAGCGTCGAGACGGGTGTCGTCTCCGAGAATCGCGTCGAGGTCCGTCTCCGCGACCCTGCCGGCGTTGACGCGCACCGTCACCTCACAGTCGGGGTCGAAGTCGGGGTCCGACAGAACCGCACGAACTGCCGCGCGGGCCTCTGCCTTGCGGTCGGGTGTGACCGCGTCTTCGAGGTCGAAGACCACCGTATCGGCTCCCGAGCGCGGCGCTTTCCGGAGCAGTTCGGGCTGATCGCCTGGAGAGAAGAGGACACTTCGTCGGGACATACGTCCTCGGTCGTCGGGCGTCGGTTTCAACCTACGGGACGTCAGCCGACGTCGAGGGGAGAGGTTCTCGACGACGTTACGTCCGCCGAGCCACGAACAGTGCGGTTCCGATCAGTGCGACGAGAGCGACCGTCACGCCGAAGCCGGGCGTGCTGGTGGTCGTCTCGCCGTCGCCGTTCTCGTCGTCACCTCCAGCCGAGTCGTCGCCGTCCATCGAGTCGTCGTCGCTGTCGGTCGCGGTGCCGTCGTCGTCGTCACCGTCGGACGCGCCGATCGTCAGCGTCGCGGTCGTCTCGCCGCCACTACTCTGTGGGTTGATATCGATCGTCACGTCGTACTCGCCAGCCGAGGGGTTCGTGAGACCGTCGATGACGACGACGATCTCGTCGCCGGACTCGATACTGTAGCTCCCGCCGGTGTCGATCGTCAGTGTCTCGCCGTCGTTGCTGGCCGAGACGCTGTCGAGGTCGTCGTTGGCGTTCTCGTCGGTCTCTCTGCCGTCGGCGTCGTCGTCACGGTCGATGCCGATCTTGACGATGTCTGACTGACTGACGTTGTTCAGGTCGATGCCGCTGCCCGAATAGTCGACCTCGAGTCCGGTCAGCGAACCGGCCGAGTCGTCGCCGACCGTGACGCTGACGACGTGTTGTGCGGTCTCGCCCGGTGTGGACGGTTCTGCCTCGACAGAGCCGTCACTCGCGGCGACCGCGCCGCCGGTGAACGCACCGGCGACGACGATCACGACGAGAAACAGCGTTCGTGCGTAGCTGTGGTCCTTCATTGGTGGAGAGCGACGGTCCCGACGGAGGGAACACTCACGCGGTGTCCGCCGAGCGCGTCACGTTCTCACCTCTCCGGCCATGAGTAAACCAGTTCCGGCGGTGTAAGTCAGTCGTCGGACACCGACTGGGTCGTCGCTCCCGAGGATCCCGGCCGTCCACGACCGGCACCGTTTTGCAACCGACGCCCGACGACGTGGCTATGTCCGGTCTCTACTACGAGGAGTTCAGGGTCGGTGAGACGATCCGCCACGAGAAGCGGCGAACCATCTCCGAGAGCGACAACCAGCGTTTCTGCGACATGACGATGAACCAGCAACCGCTCCACCTCGACGCCGACTTTGCGGAGGACACCGACTTCGGCCGGCGACTGGTCAACGGACTCTACACGATGAGTCTGGCCGTCGGTCTGTCGATTCCGGACACGACCGACGGGACCATCGTCGCCAACCTCTCGTACGACGAGGTGTCGCATCCTGCGCCGGTGTACCACGGCGACACGATCCGGGCTCAGTCGACCGTCACCGACAAACGAGAGACGTCGGACGGCGAACGTGGCGTCGTGACGATGCACGTCGAGGTGTTCGTCGTCGCCGGCCCCGAGAGAGACGCCGACGAGGAGACCCTCGTCTGTGAGTTCGAGCGGACGGTGTTGTCACTGAAGCGGGCGAACGCGGCGTGATCCGCTCGGCGCGAGGACGACTCTCGGACGAGAACTACGAGGTCCGACGAGTGGGCGATCGTAGGGCGAGCAGACGACGCGGACGGCCCGGTCGGTGCTGCGTCGTACAAGCGCGGGACACCGACCGGCACCGAGTCAGGACACGGCGTCGGTGGTCCCGTTCTCTGTGATAAACTCTCGGCGGTAAGGAGGAACGCAGAGCTCTCAGACGACCGAGAGGATCAGCGTCGCGTTGATGATCACTGCCGTCCACCAGGGGACCGCGAGACAGGCCGGGACGACCGCACGGGCGACGCGCGGGACGATCAGCCACCCGAGACCGCCGACGATCAGTGCTACCGACTTCAGGAGGACCATCGCCCCAAGTGGCGAGTAGGCAGCCATCAGGTCGCGGGCGACCGGGTTCAACTCGGTGAGTCCGAGCGAGAGACCGTAGGCAGTGAGTCCGATGTCCAAGAGGAGCCCAGCGAGCGCGAGTGCCCACAGCGTCGGTTCGTGGGGCCCGAGGCGGACACAGCCGTCGAGGATCGACGCCTCGACTCGTTTCGTCGGAAGTGTCGCCTCTCCCGGCGAGGTGGAGAGTCGGTCGAACAGTGCGTCGCGCCGTGTACTCATCGGCGAGAGACAGCACGGCCAGAGGCGTAGTTATCGGCCGGCTACTCGCCTGTATCGGAGACCTTACCGGTTCCCGCCCGTCGCCTACCACGCCGGTAGGCCCGCCCGGCCGTCTCCCCAGCAGCGTAGTTCGGGGCTCTCGACGTCAGAGGATCGTGCCGTGCTTCTTGTCGGGGAGGTCTTTCTGCACGTCCGCGTAGAAGTCGAAGCGATTGACGAGTTCCTCCCGGAGCGTCGACGGTGGGACGATCTCGTCGATGACGACCTCACTGGCCATCCGGTGGGCGTCGATGTCCTCGCGGAACTCCGCGCGGAGTTCTGCCTCTCTCCGTTTGCGTTCCTCCGGGTCGTCGATCGCGTCGAGTTTGTTCGCGTAGACTGCGTTGATCGCCGCCTCCGGACCCATGATGCCGATCTCGCCCGAGGGGAGCGCGATCACGCTCTCGGGGTCGTAGGCCGGCCCGCCCATCGCGTAGATACCCGCGCCGTAGGCTTTCCTGACGACCACGGTCTGTTTCGGGACCGTCGCCGAGGAGGTTGCGTAGATGAACTTCTTGCCCTTCTCCAGGATGGCGTCTTTCTCGACCTGCGACCCGGCCATGAACCCCGGCGTGTCACAGAGGTAGAGGAGCGGAACCTCGTAGGCGTCACAGGTCCAGATGAACTCGGCGGCCTTCTCGGCGGCGTCGGGGAAGATGGCCCCGGACCGGTGGGCTGGCTGGTTGGCGACGATGCCGACCGGGCGGCCACCGAGGCGAGCGAAGCCGGTGACGATCTCCTTCCCGTAGTCGGGTTTGAGTTCGAAGAAGGAGTCGCCGTCGACCAGTCGGTCCAGCAGGTCGGTCGCGTCGTACGCCTTGTTCGGTGCCTCGGGGATCAGTTCGTCGATGCCGGCAGGGGACTTGCGGGGATCGACCGGGTCACGCTGTGGCGGTTTCTCGCCGGCCTTGTCCGGGAGGTAGGTGAGCAAGTCGGCCACGAGTTCGCGGGCGTGTGCCTCGTCGCGGGCCACGAGGTCGGCCGACCCGGACTCCTCTGCGTGCATCCGCGCGCCGCCGAGGGCCTGCATGTCGATCTGTTCGCCCGTCACCATCTGGACCATCCGAGGACTGGCGATTGCCATCGCGGACATCCCCTCGACCATGATCGTGAAGTCGGCGAAGACCGGGGTGTAGGCGGCCCCGGCGATGCAGGGGCCGTAGAGGACGCAGATCTGCGGGACAGCGCCCGAGAGCATCGAGTGGTTGTAGTAGTACTTCCCGATGCCCTCGCGGTTGGCGAAGAAGCCGCTCTGCTGGTCGATGCGGCCGCCGGAGGAGTCCATCAGGTAGAGCACCGGTTTCCCGGACTTCAGCGCGCGCTGTTGCATTCGGAGGAACTTCTCGACGCCCTTCGCGGCCATCGACCCCGCCTTCACGGTGAAGTCGTTCGCCATGAAGTGCAGGTCGCGACCCTCGAAGGTCGCCGCGCCGGTGATCAGGCCGTCGGCCGGGAGGCGGTTGTTCGGGTCGGACTCCTCGACTTCGGGGCTGTCGGGGTGCCACGAGTCGAACTCGGCGAACTTCCCGTCCTCGAACTTCAGGCCGTTCTCGCCGAACCAGAGGTCGAGTCGGTCCCGGACGAACAGTTTCCCCTGCTCGGAGAGGCGTTCCTTGTACTTCTCGGGACCGCCGTCGAGGATATCCTCTATCTCCGCGACAAGATCGGCCTCGCGCCGGGTCGGGCCGAGGTCGTCTGTCGCCGCGCCTGCGGTCCCGGCCGCCGACTCGGGGGCCTCGGCGGTCGCAGACGGTTCGTCGGCGTCGCCGACGTGGACCTCGATCGCCGTCCCGAGATGTTCCGCGAGGGCGGCCGCGACGGCGCTGGCCTCCGCGTCCGTCGCACCCTCGCCGATTCGGACTCTCATGGATCGCACTGCGGCGGTGTGTTGGAAATGGTTTTCCATGTGGGATTCGCGTGTGACCGGTTCGCTCGCCGGGCGAACGATTTCGGCGGCACGGTGGGGAACACGGGTCGCTCGTACGCCCCACACCACCCCGACTGCTGGCGATTCGGACTGCGAGCAGGGTCTCGCTGTCGCTCGACGACTGCTCGGTGGTGGTCGCCAGCAGATCGCGTCCGGTCGGATTCCGGATCGTCGTGTGGGTGACTGTCTGCGGTCGGTCGCTGTCGGTGTGCCGGGCGGCGGGGTGCGCTTCAGTCGGCGTCGAGCGCCGACGCGAGGCGAGAGTCGTCCGGGACGGCCCGGTGGAACGACTCGGAGTCGAAACCCACCTCGCCGTTGATCGAGAGGAAGCCGAGTTCGCCCGCGTTCGCCCGGTCGAGATTCGTCAGGAAGGCGACCCGGTACGACGCCGGCACCTCGCCGACGCTCCCGGACTCCTCGACAGACTCGTACAGCGCGCGGTGCTCCCGGACGTGGCGGACGCAGGCCGGCGTCGGGGCGAACAGCAGGAGGGCGTGGACCCCCGGTCCGTCGCGGGCGAGTTTGACCCGGACCTCGTGTTCGTCGTCCTTGTAGAAGTAGCGCGTCATCCGGCGGTACTGGCGGAGGACCTCGTTCGCGCCGGTCGCGTGGCGGAGCGCGGCGTCGGCTTTCAGTTCGACGAGGTAGTCGACCGGCGCGGGGTCGTGGACCCGAGCGTACACGTCCACGGACCCCCGGTTGCCGTAGTGGTCGTAGGGCTCTTCGAGCCGGATCCGTGGCTCGTCGAAGGCCGACCGGAAGTGCTCGACGACGGCGGTCGCCAGTTCGTCTTCCCGCATCCACCGACCGGTGGACCGGCCGGGACAAAGCTCCGACGGTTCTGCGAGTCCCGTGCCACGACCGCCGCTGGCGCGTTCGCTCTACCGGAGTCCCCCGAGCGTGACGTCTCTCCCTTCGCGTCGACTTCGACTGTGGAGGAAAACGGCGTCCACCACGCGACCG
This genomic window from Salinirubrum litoreum contains:
- a CDS encoding metal-dependent hydrolase; amino-acid sequence: MFVGHALLGFVLAATVARTLGWSRERSLSIGVVAAVFAAVPDVDMAYALLGVAGVGLADALTLAQAFWATGNVVHRAVTHSLVLAVPSALLAALWLAGRRRVESSLAGGRLLGAGALLIAGGVVLVAGVESGPLGAAITVLFCGLIVLVTEQVARRTDHSATAVGLAAAAGLLSHPFGDLFTGQPPAMVYPFDVTLVTARVTLHPDPTLHLLSAFGLELATVWLALVVWARLRSVSVRDVASPWAGLGTGYAVVVVLLPPPTLAVSYHFVFSVLAVGVVGVAPVLSRRHRLLDRLRRDRLRLDRLRRDRLDTVPSPTQNLAVRSDGGLGEESVGRDALGAAVTGLSAVTLAWVAYGLAYLAL
- a CDS encoding acyl-CoA carboxylase subunit beta, whose product is MRVRIGEGATDAEASAVAAALAEHLGTAIEVHVGDADEPSATAEAPESAAGTAGAATDDLGPTRREADLVAEIEDILDGGPEKYKERLSEQGKLFVRDRLDLWFGENGLKFEDGKFAEFDSWHPDSPEVEESDPNNRLPADGLITGAATFEGRDLHFMANDFTVKAGSMAAKGVEKFLRMQQRALKSGKPVLYLMDSSGGRIDQQSGFFANREGIGKYYYNHSMLSGAVPQICVLYGPCIAGAAYTPVFADFTIMVEGMSAMAIASPRMVQMVTGEQIDMQALGGARMHAEESGSADLVARDEAHARELVADLLTYLPDKAGEKPPQRDPVDPRKSPAGIDELIPEAPNKAYDATDLLDRLVDGDSFFELKPDYGKEIVTGFARLGGRPVGIVANQPAHRSGAIFPDAAEKAAEFIWTCDAYEVPLLYLCDTPGFMAGSQVEKDAILEKGKKFIYATSSATVPKQTVVVRKAYGAGIYAMGGPAYDPESVIALPSGEIGIMGPEAAINAVYANKLDAIDDPEERKRREAELRAEFREDIDAHRMASEVVIDEIVPPSTLREELVNRFDFYADVQKDLPDKKHGTIL
- a CDS encoding DUF7116 family protein encodes the protein MAPVTMPPVEEAKQVFNRLGYTVSGNGTELRAERKWRTVQVTAMDADDASAPTRVLADGGTTEGPLLRCFVTWKDYTGDLREQLRRADPSYEWAIIGVDGSEDYDVVRGEQGAVA
- a CDS encoding HpcH/HpaI aldolase/citrate lyase family protein encodes the protein MSRRSVLFSPGDQPELLRKAPRSGADTVVFDLEDAVTPDRKAEARAAVRAVLSDPDFDPDCEVTVRVNAGRVAETDLDAILGDDTRLDAVVVPKVAAAEDVASVADSLAEAGRSVPIVALIESAAGVLHAEEIADADATDALVFGAEDLAADLGATRTTEGTEVLYAREHVVLAASAAGIDAIDTLYTDFDDTEGLAEDTAFGLELGYDGKLAIHPAQVPVINDAFTPAPERVEWARRVLSAREEAEQAGRGVFQVDGEMIDAPLIAQAETVRARATAAGVWKS
- a CDS encoding DUF5816 domain-containing protein — translated: MNLETLTTDAGATVYVDRSARERGSKGPFLVVYTDSDAETRWGYLCSNCETFDNAMDTMGRIECNTCGNIRKPDEWDAAHE
- a CDS encoding MaoC family dehydratase translates to MSGLYYEEFRVGETIRHEKRRTISESDNQRFCDMTMNQQPLHLDADFAEDTDFGRRLVNGLYTMSLAVGLSIPDTTDGTIVANLSYDEVSHPAPVYHGDTIRAQSTVTDKRETSDGERGVVTMHVEVFVVAGPERDADEETLVCEFERTVLSLKRANAA
- a CDS encoding DUF5658 family protein gives rise to the protein MSTRRDALFDRLSTSPGEATLPTKRVEASILDGCVRLGPHEPTLWALALAGLLLDIGLTAYGLSLGLTELNPVARDLMAAYSPLGAMVLLKSVALIVGGLGWLIVPRVARAVVPACLAVPWWTAVIINATLILSVV
- a CDS encoding PGF-CTERM sorting domain-containing protein; the encoded protein is MKDHSYARTLFLVVIVVAGAFTGGAVAASDGSVEAEPSTPGETAQHVVSVTVGDDSAGSLTGLEVDYSGSGIDLNNVSQSDIVKIGIDRDDDADGRETDENANDDLDSVSASNDGETLTIDTGGSYSIESGDEIVVVIDGLTNPSAGEYDVTIDINPQSSGGETTATLTIGASDGDDDDGTATDSDDDSMDGDDSAGGDDENGDGETTTSTPGFGVTVALVALIGTALFVARRT